The following coding sequences lie in one Kryptolebias marmoratus isolate JLee-2015 linkage group LG5, ASM164957v2, whole genome shotgun sequence genomic window:
- the LOC119617061 gene encoding uncharacterized protein LOC119617061 isoform X1 has translation MQRAGRSAKGPKGDPQNQPVGMEEQVGEENGASGGVDSTEGKEPTISEVISILRSHMGQQEAQEARRREEFDRQEQRFRALRHQFQLLQVEVQARTTPAPEPQVDESQQSDAEASEGDDPTCCNNEQVHAPSGQFHSHEPRLEKLTDEDDIEHFLTTFERMALVCRWKKVDWVFHLIPLLTGKARGAYVHMDMDDSLEYDKVKEAVLQKYDINPETYRLRFRSLEVKPDENPKELYARLKELYGKWVMPKQKTVHEVGEIIILEQYLRMLSPELQIWIKEHNPKSAAEAAQLADVFVAARKKGQPWSQKAWKMREVAKPVPCYQKAGVSKPLKVQSLNVPSRAPAKTVICYLCGMEGHTKPMCPKNSTKITQMCFVPRQSVDSKVAFGLRTTSIEVEGKQLKALIDSGSTQTLVHRDFVPVNKVNVETIPVRCIHGDELSYPTADLYIKVQGQLYLLNIGVAENLPFPAVLGQDLPVLCDLLNSDNMCNIALTRSQAKKGEEYQQPLCALPFYDADLETILGKSRKSRKQRRQEKFQHTVVKSPSSSEPELPWGFKIPANIIEMQHSDPALTSLFQKAEGNKHLERGLNGLEEFLLKDGILYRQQGSALQLVVPGPVQKVVLSLGHSIPWAGHLGKHKTMARIRKYFYWPGIRSDVTLFCKSCPQCQKSSLKIPPRAPLQPLPIISTPFERLGMDIVGPLERSKSGNRYMLVILDYATKYPEVFPLKSIKAKAVAFCLIQLFSRVGFPTEILTDCGTNFLSTLLKQVYQLLGIKSLKTTPYHPQTDGLTERFNQTLKQMLRKFVNETGTDWDQWLPYLLFAYREVPQASTGFSPFELLYGYEVRGPLSLLRETWEGDKERSQAVNVVSYVVQMRERLEKMAALAQAHKEEAQKHQKGWYDQSACQRSFSPGQKVLVLLPSADSKLLAKWQGPYEIQSKLGQTTYKIAIPDQPRSTRVLHVNLLKEWVERPKADVFLIQDVTEEEEEDNQYLPKPSPQFLDLDHLSEEKQAQVRNLCNSNMFQGNPGKTDIVQHDIVLKNGASVRRLSYRIPERLLVSLKEEVDLMLSLEIIEPSRSEWCHPVVLVPKKDGSMRFCIDFRYLNGITQFDSYPAPRIDDMVERIGKARYLTTIDLCKGYWQVPLTARSKELTAFRTPWGLFQFKVMPFGLHGAPATFQRLMDQVLSDMSDFAAAYLDDIVIFSSTWEDHLKHLEKMLERLQSAGLTINPAKCAIAKDETEYLGFVIGNGVIKPQINKITAIESCPLPETRKQLRSFLGMAGFYHRFIPHFSARAALLTDLTGSRSPNKILWTEEAKTAFQDLRQSLSKSPILHSPDFERHFILQTDASERGLGAVLLQGPPGECHPVAFISRKLFPREVRYSTIEKEALAIKWALDSFKYYLLGREFTLETDHKALQWIEKMKDTNGRITRWYLAIQPFRFTIHHIPGKDNCIADCLSRCPSERSEEGECVMAAVTATQMCFFSAGCSNPSGEQRGGEGVEQAD, from the coding sequence ATGCAAAGGGCAGGAAGGAGTGCCAAAGGACCAAAAGGAGATCCTCAAAACCAGCCTGTCGGAATGGAGGAGCAAGTTGGAGAGGAAAATGGAGCCTCTGGAGGGGTGGATAGCACTGAGGGTAAGGAGCCAACAATATCAGAAGTGATTTCCATTCTTCGTTCTCATATGGGCCAGCAGGAAGCCCAGGAAGCAAGACGAAGGGAGGAGTTTGATCGGCAGGAACAGCGCTTCAGAGCACTGCGACACCAATTTCAGTTGCTACAGGTGGAAGTGCAAGCGCGTACCACTCCTGCTCCTGAACCTCAAGTGGATGAGTCTCAACAATCAGATGCAGAAGCAAGTGAAGGTGATGACCCTACCTGCTGCAATAATGAGCAAGTGCATGCTCCCTCAGGTCAGTTTCACTCTCATGAACCTAGACTTGAAAAACTGACAGATGAGGATGATATTGAACATTTTCTAACAACATTTGAACGCATGGCTCTAGTTTGTCGGTGGAAAAAAGTAGATTGGgtttttcatctgattccatTACTCACTGGCAAAGCAAGAGGTGCGTATGTCCACATGGATATGGATGACTCTTTGGAGtatgataaagttaaagaagCTGTTCTTCAAAAGTACGACATTAATCCTGAGACATATAGATTGAGATTTCGATCACTGGAAGTAAAACCTGATGAGAATCCAAAAGAACTGTATGCAAGATTGAAAGAGTTGTACGGAAAGTGGGTgatgccaaaacaaaaaactgtgcATGAGGTTGGTGAAATAATCATTTTGGAACAATACTTAAGAATGCTGTCTCCTGAGTTGCAGATATGGATTAAAGAACATAACCCAAAGTCGGCTGCAGAGGCTGCGCAGTTGGCTGACGTGTTTGTGGCCGCACGGAAAAAAGGACAACCTTGGAGTCAAAAAGCATGGAAAATGAGGGAGGTTGCGAAACCTGTTCCCTGTTACCAAAAGGCAGGGGTGAGTAAACCTCTAAAGGTCCAGTCATTGAATGTTCCATCAAGAGCCCCAGCCAAGACAGTAATTTGTTATCTGTGTGGAATGGAAGGACACACAAAACCAATGTGCCCGAAGAACTCCACAAAGATAACACAAATGTGCTTTGTGCCCAGACAAAGTGTGGACTCTAAAGTGGCGTTTGGTTTAAGGACAACCTCAATTGAAGTTGAGGGTAAACAATTAAAGGCACTTATTGACTCAGGAAGTACTCAAACTCTGGTGCACAGAGACTTTGTTccagtaaataaagttaatgtgGAAACAATCCCTGTCCGCTGCATTCATGGAGATGAGTTGTCATATCCAACAGCAGACCTGTATATTAAAGTACAAGGCCAgctttatcttttaaatattgGTGTGGCTGAGAATCTGCCATTTCCAGCAGTGCTGGGTCAAGATCTGCCTGTGTTGTGTGATTTATTGAACTCCGACAATATGTGCAACATTGCATTAACCAGATCTCAAGCTAAAAAGGGAGAGGAGTATCAGCAACCACTCTGTGCCTTGCCCTTTTATGATGCAGACCTGGAGACCATACTCGGGAAGTCTCGCAAGTCCCGCAAACAGCGACGGCAAGAGAAATTTCAACACACTGTTGTTAAATCACCTTCTAGCTCTGAGCCTGAGTTACCTTGGGGATTTAAAATCCCTGCTAACATTATCGAAATGCAACACAGTGATCCAGCTCTAACATCTTTATTTCAGAAAGCAGAGGGAAATAAACATCTTGAACGAGGTTTGAACGGCCTGGAGGAATTTTTGCTGAAAGATGGCATCCTATATCGTCAGCAGGGGTCAGCATTGCAGTTGGTGGTTCCTGGACCAGTCCAGAAGGTGGTGCTGTCTTTAGGACATTCCATTCCATGGGCTGGCCATCTTGGAAAGCACAAGACAATGGCCCgcatcagaaaatatttttattggcCTGGAATACGATCTGATGTGACTCTGTTCTGCAAAAGCTGCCCTCAGTGCCAAAAGTCTTCCCTAAAAATCCCCCCCAGAGCTCCTCTTCAGCCCTTGCCAATCATCAGCACCCCGTTTGAACGGCTGGGAATGGACATTGTTGGTCCCCTAGAAAGAAGTAAATCAGGCAATCGTTATATGCTTGTGATCCTGGATTATGCTACAAAATATCCAGAGGTTTTTCCTTTGAAAtcaataaaagctaaagcagtTGCCTTTTGTCTCATACAGCTCTTCTCACGAGTTGGGTTTCCAACTGAAATTCTCACTGACTGTGGAACTAATTTTCTGTCCACTTTGTTGAAGCAGGTGTACCAGCTCCTTGGAATTAAGAGCCTGAAGACCACTCCATACCATCCTCAGACAGATGGCCTGACAGAGCGCTTCAATCAGACTTTGAAGCAAATGTTGCGCAAGTTTGTCAATGAAACCGGTACAGACTGGGACCAGTGGCTACCTTACCTTCTCTTTGCATATAGAGAAGTGCCGCAGGCCTCCACTGGTTTTTCACCATTTGAATTGCTGTATGGCTATGAAGTACGAGGTCCCCTATCTCTGTTAAGGGAGACATGGGAGGGTGACAAAGAAAGATCTCAAGCTGTAAATGTTGTCTCTTATGTTGTCCAGATGCGGGAACGACTGGAAAAGATGGCGGCATTGGCCCAAGCTCATAAGGAAGAAGCACAGAAACATCAGAAAGGCTGGTATGATCAGTCAGCTTGCCAGAGATCTTTCAGTCCTGGCCAGAAAGTGCTGGTGCTCCTTCCAAGCGCTGACAGtaaactgttagcaaaatggcAAGGCCCATATGAAATCCAAAGCAAACTGGGACAAACAACCTACAAGATTGCCATTCCAGATCAGCCCCGCTCCACCAGAGTGCTCCATGTCAACCTGCTTAAAGAATGGGTGGAGAGGCCAAAGGCAGATGTTTTTCTTATTCAGgatgtgacagaggaggaggaagaggataaCCAGTACCTGCCAAAACCCTCACCTCAATTTCTGGATCTGGACCACCTCTCAGAAGAAAAGCAGGCTCAGGTGAGAAATCTGTGTAACTCAAACATGTTCCAGGGAAATCCTGGTAAAACAGACATTGTCCAACATGACATTGTATTAAAAAATGGAGCTTCTGTGAGAAGGCTGAGTTACAGAATACCTGAGCGTCTGTTGGTTTCACTGAAAGAGGAAGTCGATCTGATGCTGTCACTCGAAATCATTGAACCATCAAGAAGTGAGTGGTGCCACCCAGTGGTCCTGGTGCCAAAGAAGGACGGCAGCATGCGTTTCTGCATTGATTTCAGGTATTTGAATGGAATAACACAATTTGATTCATATCCAGCTCCCCGCATCGATGACATGGTTGAGCGGATTGGGAAGGCCAGATACCTAACAACCATAGATCTTTGCAAGGGTTATTGGCAGGTACCTTTGACGGCGCGGTCAAAGGAACTTACTGCTTTCCGGACCCCATGGGGCCTGTTCCAGTTTAAAGTCATGCCATTTGGACTACATGGTGCCCCGGCAACATTCCAGAGATTGATGGATCAGGTACTGTCTGACATGTCTGATTTTGCTGCAGCCTACCTTGATGACATAGTCATTTTCAGTTCTACCTGGGAAGATcacctgaaacatctggagaagatGTTGGAACGCCTCCAGTCTGCAGGGTTGACTATTAATCCAGCCAAGTGTGCAATTGCCAAGGATGAAACAGAGTACCTGGGGTTTGTTATAGGAAATGGAGTGATAAAgcctcaaataaataaaattacagctaTAGAGTCCTGCCCTCTGCCTGAGACCAGAAAACAGTTAAGATCCTTTCTGGGTATGGCAGGATTCTATCATCGTTTTATCCCTCATTTCTCAGCCAGGGCCGCACTATTAACTGACCTCACTGGTTCCCGAAGCCCCAACAAGATCCTCTGGACAGAGGAGGCCAAAACCGCTTTTCAGGATCTGCGGCAATCTCTCAGTAAGAGTCCAATCCTGCACAGCCCTGATTTTGAGAGACATTTTATTCTACAGACTGATGCCTCTGAGAGAGGTTTGGGAGCTGTTCTGTTGCAGGGACCCCCTGGAGAGTGCCATCCAGTGGCTTTTATTAGCCGCAAGCTGTTTCCAAGGGAAGTACGATACTCAACCATTGAGAAGGAGGCACTGGCCATTAAATGGGCCCTGGATTCATTCAAGTACTACCTTCTTGGGAGAGAGTTCACCTTGGAAACCGACCATAAAGCTCTCCAATGGATAGAAAAGATGAAAGATACCAATGGAAGGATTACGCGATGGTACCTTGCCATCCAGCCATTTCGATTCACCATCCACCATATTCCCGGCAAGGACAACTGCATCGCAGACTGTCTCTCTCGCTGTCCCAGCGAGAGATCTGAAGAGGGGGAGTGTGTGATGGCTGCAGTTACAGCCACACAAATGTG
- the LOC119617061 gene encoding uncharacterized protein LOC119617061 isoform X2, whose product MSLNNQMQKQVKVMTLPAAIMSKCMLPQIWIKEHNPKSAAEAAQLADVFVAARKKGQPWSQKAWKMREVAKPVPCYQKAGVSKPLKVQSLNVPSRAPAKTVICYLCGMEGHTKPMCPKNSTKITQMCFVPRQSVDSKVAFGLRTTSIEVEGKQLKALIDSGSTQTLVHRDFVPVNKVNVETIPVRCIHGDELSYPTADLYIKVQGQLYLLNIGVAENLPFPAVLGQDLPVLCDLLNSDNMCNIALTRSQAKKGEEYQQPLCALPFYDADLETILGKSRKSRKQRRQEKFQHTVVKSPSSSEPELPWGFKIPANIIEMQHSDPALTSLFQKAEGNKHLERGLNGLEEFLLKDGILYRQQGSALQLVVPGPVQKVVLSLGHSIPWAGHLGKHKTMARIRKYFYWPGIRSDVTLFCKSCPQCQKSSLKIPPRAPLQPLPIISTPFERLGMDIVGPLERSKSGNRYMLVILDYATKYPEVFPLKSIKAKAVAFCLIQLFSRVGFPTEILTDCGTNFLSTLLKQVYQLLGIKSLKTTPYHPQTDGLTERFNQTLKQMLRKFVNETGTDWDQWLPYLLFAYREVPQASTGFSPFELLYGYEVRGPLSLLRETWEGDKERSQAVNVVSYVVQMRERLEKMAALAQAHKEEAQKHQKGWYDQSACQRSFSPGQKVLVLLPSADSKLLAKWQGPYEIQSKLGQTTYKIAIPDQPRSTRVLHVNLLKEWVERPKADVFLIQDVTEEEEEDNQYLPKPSPQFLDLDHLSEEKQAQVRNLCNSNMFQGNPGKTDIVQHDIVLKNGASVRRLSYRIPERLLVSLKEEVDLMLSLEIIEPSRSEWCHPVVLVPKKDGSMRFCIDFRYLNGITQFDSYPAPRIDDMVERIGKARYLTTIDLCKGYWQVPLTARSKELTAFRTPWGLFQFKVMPFGLHGAPATFQRLMDQVLSDMSDFAAAYLDDIVIFSSTWEDHLKHLEKMLERLQSAGLTINPAKCAIAKDETEYLGFVIGNGVIKPQINKITAIESCPLPETRKQLRSFLGMAGFYHRFIPHFSARAALLTDLTGSRSPNKILWTEEAKTAFQDLRQSLSKSPILHSPDFERHFILQTDASERGLGAVLLQGPPGECHPVAFISRKLFPREVRYSTIEKEALAIKWALDSFKYYLLGREFTLETDHKALQWIEKMKDTNGRITRWYLAIQPFRFTIHHIPGKDNCIADCLSRCPSERSEEGECVMAAVTATQMCFFSAGCSNPSGEQRGGEGVEQAD is encoded by the exons ATGAGTCTCAACAATCAGATGCAGAAGCAAGTGAAGGTGATGACCCTACCTGCTGCAATAATGAGCAAGTGCATGCTCCCTCAG ATATGGATTAAAGAACATAACCCAAAGTCGGCTGCAGAGGCTGCGCAGTTGGCTGACGTGTTTGTGGCCGCACGGAAAAAAGGACAACCTTGGAGTCAAAAAGCATGGAAAATGAGGGAGGTTGCGAAACCTGTTCCCTGTTACCAAAAGGCAGGGGTGAGTAAACCTCTAAAGGTCCAGTCATTGAATGTTCCATCAAGAGCCCCAGCCAAGACAGTAATTTGTTATCTGTGTGGAATGGAAGGACACACAAAACCAATGTGCCCGAAGAACTCCACAAAGATAACACAAATGTGCTTTGTGCCCAGACAAAGTGTGGACTCTAAAGTGGCGTTTGGTTTAAGGACAACCTCAATTGAAGTTGAGGGTAAACAATTAAAGGCACTTATTGACTCAGGAAGTACTCAAACTCTGGTGCACAGAGACTTTGTTccagtaaataaagttaatgtgGAAACAATCCCTGTCCGCTGCATTCATGGAGATGAGTTGTCATATCCAACAGCAGACCTGTATATTAAAGTACAAGGCCAgctttatcttttaaatattgGTGTGGCTGAGAATCTGCCATTTCCAGCAGTGCTGGGTCAAGATCTGCCTGTGTTGTGTGATTTATTGAACTCCGACAATATGTGCAACATTGCATTAACCAGATCTCAAGCTAAAAAGGGAGAGGAGTATCAGCAACCACTCTGTGCCTTGCCCTTTTATGATGCAGACCTGGAGACCATACTCGGGAAGTCTCGCAAGTCCCGCAAACAGCGACGGCAAGAGAAATTTCAACACACTGTTGTTAAATCACCTTCTAGCTCTGAGCCTGAGTTACCTTGGGGATTTAAAATCCCTGCTAACATTATCGAAATGCAACACAGTGATCCAGCTCTAACATCTTTATTTCAGAAAGCAGAGGGAAATAAACATCTTGAACGAGGTTTGAACGGCCTGGAGGAATTTTTGCTGAAAGATGGCATCCTATATCGTCAGCAGGGGTCAGCATTGCAGTTGGTGGTTCCTGGACCAGTCCAGAAGGTGGTGCTGTCTTTAGGACATTCCATTCCATGGGCTGGCCATCTTGGAAAGCACAAGACAATGGCCCgcatcagaaaatatttttattggcCTGGAATACGATCTGATGTGACTCTGTTCTGCAAAAGCTGCCCTCAGTGCCAAAAGTCTTCCCTAAAAATCCCCCCCAGAGCTCCTCTTCAGCCCTTGCCAATCATCAGCACCCCGTTTGAACGGCTGGGAATGGACATTGTTGGTCCCCTAGAAAGAAGTAAATCAGGCAATCGTTATATGCTTGTGATCCTGGATTATGCTACAAAATATCCAGAGGTTTTTCCTTTGAAAtcaataaaagctaaagcagtTGCCTTTTGTCTCATACAGCTCTTCTCACGAGTTGGGTTTCCAACTGAAATTCTCACTGACTGTGGAACTAATTTTCTGTCCACTTTGTTGAAGCAGGTGTACCAGCTCCTTGGAATTAAGAGCCTGAAGACCACTCCATACCATCCTCAGACAGATGGCCTGACAGAGCGCTTCAATCAGACTTTGAAGCAAATGTTGCGCAAGTTTGTCAATGAAACCGGTACAGACTGGGACCAGTGGCTACCTTACCTTCTCTTTGCATATAGAGAAGTGCCGCAGGCCTCCACTGGTTTTTCACCATTTGAATTGCTGTATGGCTATGAAGTACGAGGTCCCCTATCTCTGTTAAGGGAGACATGGGAGGGTGACAAAGAAAGATCTCAAGCTGTAAATGTTGTCTCTTATGTTGTCCAGATGCGGGAACGACTGGAAAAGATGGCGGCATTGGCCCAAGCTCATAAGGAAGAAGCACAGAAACATCAGAAAGGCTGGTATGATCAGTCAGCTTGCCAGAGATCTTTCAGTCCTGGCCAGAAAGTGCTGGTGCTCCTTCCAAGCGCTGACAGtaaactgttagcaaaatggcAAGGCCCATATGAAATCCAAAGCAAACTGGGACAAACAACCTACAAGATTGCCATTCCAGATCAGCCCCGCTCCACCAGAGTGCTCCATGTCAACCTGCTTAAAGAATGGGTGGAGAGGCCAAAGGCAGATGTTTTTCTTATTCAGgatgtgacagaggaggaggaagaggataaCCAGTACCTGCCAAAACCCTCACCTCAATTTCTGGATCTGGACCACCTCTCAGAAGAAAAGCAGGCTCAGGTGAGAAATCTGTGTAACTCAAACATGTTCCAGGGAAATCCTGGTAAAACAGACATTGTCCAACATGACATTGTATTAAAAAATGGAGCTTCTGTGAGAAGGCTGAGTTACAGAATACCTGAGCGTCTGTTGGTTTCACTGAAAGAGGAAGTCGATCTGATGCTGTCACTCGAAATCATTGAACCATCAAGAAGTGAGTGGTGCCACCCAGTGGTCCTGGTGCCAAAGAAGGACGGCAGCATGCGTTTCTGCATTGATTTCAGGTATTTGAATGGAATAACACAATTTGATTCATATCCAGCTCCCCGCATCGATGACATGGTTGAGCGGATTGGGAAGGCCAGATACCTAACAACCATAGATCTTTGCAAGGGTTATTGGCAGGTACCTTTGACGGCGCGGTCAAAGGAACTTACTGCTTTCCGGACCCCATGGGGCCTGTTCCAGTTTAAAGTCATGCCATTTGGACTACATGGTGCCCCGGCAACATTCCAGAGATTGATGGATCAGGTACTGTCTGACATGTCTGATTTTGCTGCAGCCTACCTTGATGACATAGTCATTTTCAGTTCTACCTGGGAAGATcacctgaaacatctggagaagatGTTGGAACGCCTCCAGTCTGCAGGGTTGACTATTAATCCAGCCAAGTGTGCAATTGCCAAGGATGAAACAGAGTACCTGGGGTTTGTTATAGGAAATGGAGTGATAAAgcctcaaataaataaaattacagctaTAGAGTCCTGCCCTCTGCCTGAGACCAGAAAACAGTTAAGATCCTTTCTGGGTATGGCAGGATTCTATCATCGTTTTATCCCTCATTTCTCAGCCAGGGCCGCACTATTAACTGACCTCACTGGTTCCCGAAGCCCCAACAAGATCCTCTGGACAGAGGAGGCCAAAACCGCTTTTCAGGATCTGCGGCAATCTCTCAGTAAGAGTCCAATCCTGCACAGCCCTGATTTTGAGAGACATTTTATTCTACAGACTGATGCCTCTGAGAGAGGTTTGGGAGCTGTTCTGTTGCAGGGACCCCCTGGAGAGTGCCATCCAGTGGCTTTTATTAGCCGCAAGCTGTTTCCAAGGGAAGTACGATACTCAACCATTGAGAAGGAGGCACTGGCCATTAAATGGGCCCTGGATTCATTCAAGTACTACCTTCTTGGGAGAGAGTTCACCTTGGAAACCGACCATAAAGCTCTCCAATGGATAGAAAAGATGAAAGATACCAATGGAAGGATTACGCGATGGTACCTTGCCATCCAGCCATTTCGATTCACCATCCACCATATTCCCGGCAAGGACAACTGCATCGCAGACTGTCTCTCTCGCTGTCCCAGCGAGAGATCTGAAGAGGGGGAGTGTGTGATGGCTGCAGTTACAGCCACACAAATGTG